A single Halarcobacter anaerophilus DNA region contains:
- a CDS encoding tetratricopeptide repeat protein — translation MIKKLFLISLIFSTLFSYTFEEVRNFEKSNGTIKALSFYKELVEQNNTKAMMHLAKIYLEGKEIEKSFSKAKELLEKASKLNDNKASFYLGRFYLSKKTPYFNPAKAYNSFVKAANNDYAPAQNMVGEFLVNGIAVDKDYKLAVNLFEKASKQGFIKAQCNLAFMYASGKGVFPNFGRAHQFAKKGKELGNKRCIKVWNDYKLEKYPEDKGWKFNFYTKP, via the coding sequence ATGATAAAAAAACTTTTCTTAATCTCTCTTATCTTTTCAACACTATTCTCTTATACTTTTGAAGAGGTTAGAAATTTTGAGAAAAGTAACGGCACTATAAAGGCATTAAGTTTTTATAAAGAGCTTGTCGAACAAAATAATACAAAAGCTATGATGCACCTGGCAAAAATATATTTAGAAGGAAAAGAGATTGAAAAAAGTTTTTCCAAAGCCAAAGAGCTTTTGGAAAAAGCCAGCAAACTAAATGATAATAAAGCCTCTTTTTATTTAGGAAGATTCTATTTATCTAAAAAAACACCCTATTTCAATCCGGCAAAAGCCTATAACAGTTTTGTCAAAGCGGCAAATAATGATTATGCACCTGCGCAAAATATGGTCGGAGAATTTCTAGTAAACGGCATTGCCGTGGACAAAGATTATAAACTTGCCGTAAACCTTTTTGAGAAAGCTTCAAAACAAGGCTTTATAAAAGCACAATGCAACCTTGCTTTTATGTATGCAAGCGGAAAAGGAGTTTTTCCAAACTTTGGTAGAGCTCATCAATTTGCAAAAAAGGGCAAAGAGCTTGGGAATAAAAGATGTATTAAAGTTTGGAATGATTATAAATTAGAAAAATATCCCGAAGATAAAGGCTGGAAATTTAACTTTTATACCAAGCCTTAA
- a CDS encoding alanine racemase encodes MAKIILNKSNYFHNLKTIETHLGSKDKIAVVLKDNAYGHGLVEIASMAKEYGIKKAVVRTINEAEKIETLFEQILILADTDIHSCSHTFHIAINSLEDIEKLPENTNVHIKFDSGMHRNGISLDKLEEAIHGILRKKLNLTGAFTHFRSADELSCELFWQKSNFDEAKNLIKTLCEKLFIPVPNFHCANSSALFRFKNYDYDFARVGIAQYGYLDTDSIFDNPTLKPVMSLWADKIVTRILKENQRVGYGGKYMAQEDMKISTYKVGYGDGFFRLNGEQKYLTPKGYEILGKVSMDNLSINCDDEEVCIFNDVRELAKIHNTITYEITTALKEHIPKEII; translated from the coding sequence TTGGCAAAAATTATATTAAACAAATCAAATTATTTTCACAATCTTAAAACTATTGAGACTCATTTAGGTTCAAAAGATAAAATCGCTGTTGTATTAAAAGATAATGCTTACGGACACGGACTTGTAGAAATTGCTTCAATGGCAAAAGAGTACGGTATAAAAAAAGCAGTAGTAAGAACTATAAATGAAGCAGAAAAAATTGAGACACTTTTTGAACAAATCTTAATCCTAGCTGACACAGATATTCACAGTTGTTCACATACTTTTCACATAGCAATTAACAGTTTGGAAGATATTGAAAAACTGCCCGAAAATACGAATGTTCATATAAAATTCGATTCGGGAATGCACAGAAACGGAATTTCTTTGGATAAGCTGGAAGAGGCTATTCATGGGATATTGAGAAAAAAACTAAATTTGACGGGGGCTTTTACTCACTTTAGAAGTGCCGATGAATTATCATGTGAATTGTTTTGGCAAAAATCAAATTTTGACGAGGCAAAAAACTTAATAAAAACTTTATGTGAAAAACTTTTTATACCTGTGCCAAACTTCCATTGCGCTAACTCATCAGCCTTATTTAGGTTTAAGAATTATGATTATGATTTTGCAAGAGTCGGAATTGCTCAGTATGGATATTTGGACACGGATTCTATCTTTGACAATCCAACTTTAAAACCTGTTATGTCTCTTTGGGCAGATAAAATTGTTACAAGAATACTGAAAGAAAATCAAAGAGTTGGTTACGGCGGAAAATATATGGCACAAGAAGATATGAAAATTTCCACATATAAAGTCGGTTACGGAGACGGTTTTTTCAGACTTAACGGTGAACAAAAATATTTAACACCCAAAGGCTATGAAATTTTAGGAAAAGTCTCTATGGATAATCTTTCTATTAACTGTGATGATGAAGAGGTTTGTATTTTCAATGATGTAAGAGAATTAGCCAAAATTCATAATACAATCACTTATGAAATAACAACAGCTTTAAAAGAGCATATTCCAAAAGAGATAATATGA
- the uvrC gene encoding excinuclease ABC subunit UvrC — MNLEEKLKQLPNKAGVYQYFDAKGKLLYIGKAKILKNRVKSYFRFTPKLLPADKLSARIYKMITEVKSLEWIVVPNEHDALILENSLIKQLKPKYNILLRDDKTYPYIYIDFNEDFPRLEITRKVLKGKNIKYFGPYSTGARDMLDSIYEIVPLVQKKSCIKGKEACLFYQIKKCFAPCEGKISKENYAKLVDEALDYIYNKNRLISKLTKKMEEYSSEFRFEEAMKLRDRIKTIEKSQIHTGMDLATNENIDLFAIESKDSKAVLVRMFFRDGKLASSNHNYIKPNREDISIDLQEAYERAIINYYDNEIPLLPDEIVIAHEIEDKEEIEEFIKQKFSKKILLNNPKRGKKKEIVNVALNNCKELLRLSAVKDSSSVYSQLQKLFNLEKIPNRFECFDNSHMMGQATVGAMVTWEEKFVKSDFRHYNLESKDEYSQMRETLLRRVESFEKNPAPDMWVLDGGETLLKLAIDIRNSCGVNLDIIAIAKEKLDFKAHRAKGSAKDIIYYEKDGLIEKLDLLPSDKRLQFVQRLRDEAHRFAITFHKKQKRREDTQISLLQIKGIGEAKVKKLLLYFGTFDNIKSAKLEELKDVLNEKDAMLIINYFKSLEG; from the coding sequence ATGAATTTAGAAGAAAAACTAAAACAACTGCCAAATAAAGCAGGAGTCTACCAATATTTTGATGCAAAAGGAAAACTTCTTTATATAGGTAAGGCAAAAATACTAAAAAACAGAGTTAAATCATACTTTAGATTTACACCTAAACTATTACCTGCTGATAAACTTAGTGCCCGAATTTATAAAATGATAACCGAAGTTAAATCTTTAGAATGGATAGTCGTGCCAAACGAGCATGATGCTTTGATTTTAGAAAATTCATTAATTAAACAACTCAAACCCAAATATAACATACTTTTAAGAGATGATAAAACATATCCTTATATTTATATTGATTTTAACGAGGATTTTCCTAGATTGGAAATTACAAGAAAAGTCTTAAAAGGGAAAAATATAAAATATTTCGGTCCTTATTCAACAGGTGCAAGAGACATGTTAGACTCAATTTACGAGATTGTTCCTTTGGTTCAGAAAAAATCTTGTATAAAAGGCAAAGAGGCTTGTCTTTTTTATCAAATCAAAAAGTGTTTTGCTCCTTGTGAAGGAAAGATTTCAAAAGAGAATTATGCAAAGTTAGTGGATGAAGCTTTAGACTATATCTATAATAAAAACAGATTAATCTCCAAATTAACAAAAAAAATGGAAGAGTACAGCAGCGAGTTTAGATTTGAAGAAGCTATGAAATTAAGAGATAGAATAAAAACTATCGAAAAATCGCAAATTCATACAGGTATGGATTTGGCAACAAATGAAAATATTGATCTTTTTGCAATAGAGAGTAAAGATTCAAAAGCTGTTTTAGTAAGAATGTTTTTTAGAGACGGGAAATTAGCTTCAAGTAATCACAACTATATAAAACCAAACAGAGAAGATATCTCAATAGATTTACAAGAAGCTTACGAAAGAGCTATTATAAACTATTATGACAATGAAATTCCCCTGCTTCCCGATGAAATCGTAATTGCCCATGAGATTGAAGACAAAGAAGAGATTGAAGAGTTTATAAAACAGAAATTCTCTAAAAAAATTCTTTTAAACAATCCCAAAAGAGGGAAGAAAAAAGAGATTGTAAATGTTGCATTAAACAACTGTAAAGAGCTTTTAAGGCTCTCAGCAGTAAAAGATTCATCTTCCGTATATTCTCAACTTCAAAAACTATTTAATCTTGAAAAAATTCCAAACAGATTTGAGTGTTTTGACAACTCTCATATGATGGGACAAGCAACGGTCGGAGCAATGGTAACTTGGGAAGAAAAATTTGTAAAAAGCGATTTTAGGCATTATAATCTGGAATCAAAAGATGAATACTCCCAAATGAGAGAAACTCTTTTAAGAAGAGTTGAAAGTTTTGAAAAAAATCCTGCTCCTGATATGTGGGTTCTTGACGGAGGAGAAACACTACTTAAACTTGCAATAGATATAAGAAACTCTTGCGGTGTAAATCTTGATATTATAGCTATTGCCAAAGAAAAACTTGATTTTAAAGCCCACAGGGCAAAAGGTAGTGCAAAAGATATTATCTATTATGAAAAAGATGGTTTAATAGAGAAGCTTGATTTATTGCCAAGCGATAAACGTCTGCAATTTGTACAAAGATTAAGAGACGAAGCTCATAGATTTGCCATAACATTTCATAAAAAACAGAAAAGAAGAGAAGATACGCAAATTTCTCTTCTTCAAATCAAAGGTATAGGTGAAGCAAAGGTGAAAAAACTACTTTTATATTTTGGAACATTTGACAATATAAAAAGTGCAAAACTTGAGGAATTGAAAGATGTTCTAAACGAAAAAGATGCTATGCTTATAATCAATTATTTTAAATCTCTTGAAGGTTAA
- a CDS encoding SOS response-associated peptidase, producing MPGRLAIFSDTVFKEDAKTLIKNDMVGDLNKNYNIAPTLPIPALLNNGNYLYTHFGYLPSWAKDRSSMNINARSESIYEKKSFRESFKSRRCIIPLNGFYEWQIEDKEKKPYFVKDIKNDYLAVAGIWDEWFDFKLNMRVVTVALITCDANEKLSKIHHRMPIILEKKDFQSWLYNENLSELIKLFRPYNGENLNIYEVTTEVNKVLFNDLSCIQQIEEKQEGQLSFF from the coding sequence ATGCCCGGACGATTAGCAATATTCAGTGATACTGTTTTTAAAGAAGATGCAAAAACTCTTATTAAAAATGATATGGTAGGAGATTTAAACAAAAATTATAATATAGCTCCGACTCTGCCTATACCTGCACTTTTAAACAACGGTAATTATCTTTATACTCATTTTGGATATTTACCTTCTTGGGCAAAAGATAGAAGTTCGATGAATATAAATGCAAGAAGCGAATCTATTTATGAAAAAAAGAGTTTTAGAGAATCTTTTAAATCAAGAAGATGTATTATTCCTCTAAACGGTTTCTATGAGTGGCAAATAGAAGATAAAGAAAAGAAGCCGTATTTTGTCAAAGATATAAAAAACGACTATTTGGCTGTTGCCGGAATTTGGGATGAATGGTTTGATTTTAAATTAAATATGAGAGTGGTTACCGTAGCTTTGATAACTTGTGACGCAAATGAAAAATTATCAAAAATTCACCACAGAATGCCCATAATTTTAGAAAAAAAAGATTTTCAATCCTGGCTTTATAATGAAAACTTATCTGAACTGATAAAACTTTTTAGACCTTACAATGGAGAAAATCTAAATATTTATGAAGTTACGACAGAGGTAAATAAAGTTTTATTTAACGACTTATCTTGCATTCAACAGATAGAAGAAAAACAAGAGGGACAATTATCTTTTTTTTAG
- a CDS encoding sensor histidine kinase, whose amino-acid sequence MKRKNDNTQYIGKFLKKDYINFKDGLFELLDDYKRKSERLDKIIKQSDKMQLRLLEANEQLDEYKNNLEKKVEEEIKKREEKEKMLIEQSKFAAMGEMIDAIAHQWAQPLGILNLKLSMLDFDFQSSKIDEEYIKEFQEKATDIIEHMNTTLNEFRTFFRPNKEQKYFNVKEMIEKVFLFVKDEFIKFKIHTKLEILDDFELMGIENEFKHIILNIINNSKDAFVEKNLENREIFIKVYEENDEKIIEISDNAGGIDKSIINDIFKANFTTKKDKGSGIGLYMSYQIAKKNNTELTAKNIENGALFTLKKR is encoded by the coding sequence ATGAAAAGAAAAAATGACAACACTCAATACATCGGTAAGTTTTTAAAAAAAGATTATATTAATTTTAAAGACGGGCTTTTCGAACTTTTAGATGACTATAAAAGAAAAAGTGAGAGATTGGATAAAATTATTAAACAAAGCGACAAAATGCAGTTAAGACTTCTAGAAGCAAATGAACAATTAGATGAGTATAAAAATAATTTAGAGAAAAAAGTAGAAGAAGAGATTAAAAAAAGAGAAGAAAAAGAGAAAATGCTTATTGAACAATCTAAATTTGCTGCAATGGGAGAGATGATTGACGCGATTGCACATCAGTGGGCACAGCCTTTGGGAATTTTAAACCTAAAATTAAGCATGCTCGATTTTGATTTTCAAAGTTCAAAAATTGATGAAGAGTATATAAAAGAGTTTCAAGAAAAAGCAACTGATATTATAGAACATATGAATACAACTCTAAACGAATTTAGAACTTTTTTCAGACCAAATAAAGAACAAAAATATTTTAATGTAAAAGAGATGATAGAAAAAGTATTTCTTTTCGTAAAAGATGAATTTATAAAATTTAAGATTCATACTAAGCTTGAAATTCTTGACGATTTTGAACTTATGGGAATCGAAAATGAATTTAAACATATAATCTTAAATATAATCAATAACTCAAAAGATGCTTTTGTAGAAAAAAATTTAGAAAACAGAGAAATATTTATAAAAGTTTATGAAGAAAATGATGAAAAAATTATTGAGATATCCGATAATGCAGGAGGAATAGATAAAAGTATAATCAATGATATATTCAAAGCCAATTTTACCACGAAAAAAGACAAAGGCAGTGGTATCGGACTTTATATGAGCTACCAAATAGCAAAAAAGAATAATACGGAATTAACCGCCAAAAATATTGAAAACGGGGCTTTATTCACACTAAAAAAAAGATAA